In the genome of Magnolia sinica isolate HGM2019 chromosome 2, MsV1, whole genome shotgun sequence, one region contains:
- the LOC131237762 gene encoding phosphate transporter PHO1 homolog 1, with protein MVKFSKQFEGQLVPEWKDAFVDYWQLKKDLKKIHLLNEKNMVTKQEKPSLSYTNLFFSRFRNFSICGHDHRDHDVIQVHKKLASSASKGDVYETELLEQFADTDATKEFFARLDLQLNKVNQFYKTKENEFMERGESLKKQMDILIELKTELKQQRSQSTSQESKENPSISCTISCEEEDSVKDTTDREQQRENSISEFERNEVQFSDSPRAVDESGKPKKEESKLRSLSSKTFNCQGKNMRLNIPLTTPSRTISAITYLVWEDLVNQSKKCGTESGKLNINKTKLHHAEKMIRGAFMELYKGLGYLKTYRNLNMLAFVKILKKFDKVTEKQVLPIYLKVVESSYFNSSDKVFKLMDEVEELFVEHFADDDKRKAMKYLRPSQRKESHAVTFFIGLFTGCFIALFAGYVIMAHLSGLYTRQSDIVYMETVYPVLSMFSLLFLHLFLYGCNIFMWRKARINYSFIFELAPTKELKYRDVFLICTTCMTVVVGVMFVHLSLVAKGHSSTEVHAIPGLLLLFFLVLLVCPFNILYRSSRYHFLRVIRNIILSPLYKVVMVDFFMADQLCSQVPMLRNLEYVACYYITGSYKTQDYGFCMRTKHYRDLAYAVSFLPYYWRAMQCARRWFDEGQTSHLVNLGKYVSAMLAAGAKVAYEKEKENSIGWLSLVVVMSSAATVYQLYWDYVKDWGLLQFHSKNPWLRNELMLRRKVIYYFSMGLNLVLRLAWLQTVLHSSFGSVDYRVIGFFLAALEVIRRGQWNFYRLENEHLNNAGKFRAVKTVPLPFHEVDQD; from the exons GTTCATAAGAAGCTTGCATCGTCGGCCAGCAAAGGCGATGTATACGAGACTGAACTGCTCGAGCAGTTTGCCGATACAGACGCCACGAAGGAATTTTTCGCGCGATTGGATCTCCAACTTAATAAAGTGAATCAGTTCTACAAGACCAAAGAGAATGAATTCATGGAGAGAGGAGAGTCACTAAAGAAACAAATGGACATTCTCATCGAACTCAAGACTGAGCTCAAGCAACAACGATCTCAGTCCACTTCGCAGGAATCGAAGGAGAATCCCTCCATCTCATGCACAATTTCATGTG AGGAAGAAGACTCTGTTAAGGACACAACAGACAGAGAACAGCAGCGAGAGAACTCCATATCTGAGTTTGAAAGGAACGAAGTACAGTTCTCAGACTCCCCGAGGGCTGTCGATGAATCTGGGAAGccgaagaaagaagagagtaagTTGAGGAGTCTTTCAAGCAAGACCTTCAACTGCCAAGGCAAGAACATGAGATTGAACATCCCACTAACCACGCCGTCTCGGACCATCTCAGCCATCACTTACTTGGTCTGGGAGGATTTAGTCAACCAATCGAAGAAATGCGGCACCGAAAGCGGTAAGCTCAACATCAACAAAACCAAGCTGCACCATGCTGAGAAAATGATCAGAGGAGCCTTCATGGAGCTTTACAAAGGACTAGGCTACCTCAAAACATACAG GAACTTGAACATGCTAGCTTTTGTGAAGATCTTGAAGAAATTCGACAAG GTCACTGAAAAACAAGTTCTGCCCATTTATCTCAAAGTGGTAGAGAGCTCCTATTTCAACAGCTCAGACAAG GTATTTAAGTTGATGGATGAGGTTGAAGAACTGTTTGTAGAGCATTTTGCTGATGATGACAAAAGAAAGGCTATGAAATACCTCAGGCCTTCTCAAAGAAAAGAATCACATGCAGTCACCTTCTTCATTG GTCTATTCACAGGATGCTTCATCGCTCTGTTCGCGGGTTACGTCATCATGGCCCACCTCTCTGGGTTGTACACCCGACAATCGGATATCGTCTACATGGAAACCGTCTATCCTGTTTTGAG CATGTTTAGCCTCTTGTTCCTGCATCTGTTTCTATATGGGTGCAACATATTCATGTGGAGAAAAGCTAGGATAAATTACAGCTTTATATTTGAACTGGCCCCCACAAAAGAGCTGAAATACAGAGATGTATTCTTGATATGCACCACTTGCATGACAGTGGTTGTAGGCGTGATGTTTGTTCATCTCTCCCTTGTTGCAAAAGGGCACTCTTCAACTGAAGTCCATGCAATCCCAGGCCTCTTGCTACTG TTCTTTCTAGTGTTGCTTGTGTGCCCTTTCAACATACTCTACCGATCAAGCCGCTATCATTTCCTCCGGGTGATTAGGAATATCATCCTGTCGCCTCTCTACAAG GTGGTCATGGTCGACTTCTTCATGGCTGATCAACTCTGCAGTCAG GTGCCGATGCTGCGGAACCTCGAATACGTGGCATGCTACTACATCACTGGGAGCTACAAAACCCAAGATTATGGTTTTTGTATGAGGACCAAGCACTACAGGGATTTAGCTTATGCTGTTTCCTTCCTACCTTACTACTGGAGAGCAATGCAG TGTGCCCGAAGATGGTTTGATGAGGGGCAGACGAGCCATCTCGTTAACCTTGGAAAGTATGTGTCCGCCATGCTGGCTGCCGGTGCCAAAGTGGCATACGAGAAGGAGAAGGAAAACAGCATTGGATGGCTATCTCTTGTTGTGGTCATGTCGAGCGCTGCGACCGTTTACCAGTTGTACTGGGACTATGTGAAGGATTGGGGCCTGCTCCAATTCCACTCAAAGAATCCATGGCTAAGGAACGAATTGATGCTGCGTCGGAAGGTCATTTACTACTTCTCCATG GGTTTGAACCTCGTTCTAAGGCTTGCATGGCTACAGACTGTTCTTCACTCAAGCTTTGGAAGTGTGGATTACAGAGtaattggattttttttagcAGCTCTTGAAGTAATTCGACGGGGGCAATGGAATTTTTACAG GTTGGAGAATGAGCATCTGAACAATGCTGGAAAATTCAGGGCTGTGAAGACTGTACCACTCCCTTTTCATGAAGTGGACCAAGATTGA